In Streptomyces sp. Li-HN-5-11, the sequence CGAGCCGGTCCATCGCATGCTTGGCCTTGCCCGTGCCCGCCTGGATCTTCTGGCTGTACTTGCCCTTGGTCTTCTCGTCGACCAGCTTCGCGGCCTTGTCGAGGCCGTGCTCGATCGAGCCCCCGTGCCGCTGCGCGAGATCCGACACCTTGTTCCTTGCCGGGCCGAGTCTGGCCTTCATGTTGTCCAGCAGACCCATGGTTCACCTTCCCTGGCGGAACCGTTACGTGCGGG encodes:
- a CDS encoding antitoxin gives rise to the protein MGLLDNMKARLGPARNKVSDLAQRHGGSIEHGLDKAAKLVDEKTKGKYSQKIQAGTGKAKHAMDRLAHKDEPGPHAGTAPGGTTAPTPPEAPPPVS